A stretch of Acidimicrobiales bacterium DNA encodes these proteins:
- a CDS encoding IMP dehydrogenase — MAEIQIGQGKSGRRGIDLADVSIVPARRTRDRGDVDLSWKIDAYRFALPFVAAGIERPLGTDDAIAVGEQGALALIDLEAIWAETPDPGEVSAHIAKVKSADVRVAVSVSASHVEELGPHAIAGEADILVIQGDVVSAETVSSDETTLNLKTFIRRLDIPVIVGGCGSYSAALHLMRTGAAGVIVGVDLPDLGVGVPLASAIGDARSARVRHLDETGVYCHIIARGPIASGADVARAVACGADAVLVDASVVVNADPQADDVVGNLRAAMATCGYTDLKAFQKAEVVVR, encoded by the coding sequence GTGGCCGAGATCCAGATCGGGCAAGGCAAGAGCGGACGGCGGGGCATCGACCTCGCGGACGTGTCCATCGTGCCGGCACGGCGCACGCGCGACCGCGGCGACGTCGACTTGTCGTGGAAGATCGACGCGTACCGGTTCGCGCTCCCGTTCGTCGCCGCCGGCATCGAGCGGCCGTTGGGCACCGATGACGCGATCGCGGTCGGCGAGCAGGGTGCGCTCGCGCTGATCGACCTCGAGGCGATCTGGGCCGAGACCCCCGACCCGGGCGAGGTCAGTGCCCACATCGCCAAGGTCAAGAGTGCGGACGTGCGGGTCGCGGTGTCGGTGAGCGCGAGTCACGTCGAGGAGCTCGGCCCCCACGCGATCGCGGGTGAGGCCGACATCCTCGTGATCCAGGGAGACGTCGTGTCGGCCGAGACGGTGTCGTCGGACGAGACAACGCTCAACCTCAAGACGTTCATCCGCCGCCTCGACATCCCGGTGATCGTCGGCGGCTGTGGCAGCTACTCGGCCGCCCTGCACCTCATGCGCACCGGCGCCGCCGGCGTGATCGTCGGTGTCGATCTGCCCGACCTCGGAGTGGGCGTGCCCCTCGCCTCTGCGATCGGCGACGCCCGCAGCGCCCGCGTCCGCCACCTCGACGAGACCGGCGTCTACTGCCACATCATCGCCCGGGGCCCGATCGCGAGCGGCGCCGACGTGGCGCGCGCCGTCGCCTGTGGGGCCGATGCGGTCCTCGTCGACGCCTCCGTGGTCGTGAACGCCGATCCGCAGGCCGACGACGTCGTGGGCAACCTGCGGGCAGCGATGGCCACGTGCGGGTACACCGATCTCAAGGCCTTCCAGAAGGCGGAAGTGGTGGTTCGATGA
- a CDS encoding CoA pyrophosphatase has translation MSTEPLAPVPPGRGGPQRIPRPEGAALGGPPPWVESPPESRRPSLDDVVGALHGRGSVRIGDEMPDVRQSAVLCLLYEEDGEAHVVLTRRARGMRHHAHEVAFPGGRRDDTDPDLWATAVREAEEEVALDASVIEHVGALDSFVTVGSRTLVTPFVAVTDRRPDLTPSPVEVEEIRHVSLSELLLDEVWREEIWPLRHFGRPRAITFFELEGDTVWGATGAMLRQLLAVTTGAHDRIVGGPG, from the coding sequence GTGTCGACGGAGCCGCTTGCGCCCGTTCCGCCGGGCCGGGGTGGACCGCAACGTATTCCCCGGCCGGAAGGCGCGGCCCTCGGCGGCCCGCCGCCCTGGGTCGAGTCGCCACCGGAGTCCCGTCGGCCCTCCCTCGACGACGTCGTCGGCGCCCTGCACGGTCGCGGTTCGGTCCGTATCGGCGACGAGATGCCCGACGTCCGCCAGAGCGCGGTGTTGTGCCTGCTCTACGAGGAGGACGGCGAGGCCCATGTGGTGTTGACCCGACGGGCCCGGGGCATGCGCCACCACGCCCACGAGGTCGCGTTCCCTGGCGGCCGGCGCGACGACACCGACCCCGACCTGTGGGCGACCGCGGTCCGCGAGGCCGAGGAGGAGGTGGCGCTCGACGCCTCCGTGATCGAGCACGTCGGCGCGCTCGACAGCTTCGTCACCGTCGGCTCGCGCACGCTGGTGACCCCGTTCGTCGCCGTGACAGACCGTCGCCCCGATCTCACCCCGTCGCCGGTCGAGGTCGAGGAGATCCGCCACGTCTCGCTGTCCGAGCTGCTGCTCGACGAGGTCTGGCGCGAGGAGATCTGGCCCCTGCGCCACTTCGGCCGGCCGCGGGCGATCACGTTCTTCGAGTTGGAGGGTGACACGGTCTGGGGCGCGACCGGAGCCATGTTGCGTCAGCTGCTCGCCGTCACGACCGGGGCGCACGACCGCATCGTCGGGGGGCCGGGCTGA
- a CDS encoding GGDEF domain-containing protein yields the protein MNRFARRLLQRDVPLDARFQRGIRAGFLVAAVLALGTLVLTEVTSTSLERDVAALDELSEQRAEVARIGSLLPVLAGAEDPALADDLRIEIGVALESVAARQITLRIDHPEIVGSDVEFDGSTMRFDQAFQRMTAEVEIAVEELADPNLAAGSRIDVVGDAAVAVTALDVSYAGAADGRAGDGLAAAGALRVIGRWVAGIGILLAAVRLLVLGRPLVSQLRTDQVMHQSVADEQQEVQMRTLVNSRLVEGLEAVDTEAGIQVALTRIVGRLFGDRPAEVLLADSSQAHLSLFAHNETLPAPGCRVQSPWSCPAVRRAGTQIFDDSEGIRTCPYLSDRSGGACSAVCVPVTFVGESMGVLHVTGEVGWTPSDFDIYALEAVAGQTAVRLGAIRSFEKAELQASTDVLTGLPNRRAVEDRLARFIATRARGAVAMADLDRFKRLNDTYGHEAGDRALRMFADVVRGAVRTDDLAGRWGGEEFVLLLPGLSAREAAEVLDRIRTDLAAACERSDGPPFTVSIGVVDTTAGDSVDALVGLADDCLYAAKEAGRDRVIVGPVSSAGDTASTHVGVMA from the coding sequence GTGAACCGTTTCGCGCGCCGCCTCCTGCAACGTGATGTGCCGCTCGATGCCCGCTTCCAGCGCGGCATCCGGGCGGGCTTCCTCGTTGCCGCGGTCCTGGCGTTGGGGACGCTGGTCCTCACCGAGGTCACCAGCACCTCGCTCGAGCGGGACGTGGCCGCCCTCGACGAGCTCAGTGAGCAACGAGCCGAGGTCGCCCGCATCGGGTCCCTTCTGCCCGTGCTCGCGGGGGCAGAAGACCCGGCTCTGGCCGACGACCTACGCATCGAGATCGGCGTCGCGCTCGAGTCGGTCGCCGCCCGCCAGATCACCCTGCGGATCGACCATCCGGAGATCGTCGGGAGCGACGTCGAGTTCGATGGATCGACCATGCGCTTCGATCAGGCTTTCCAGCGGATGACGGCCGAGGTCGAGATCGCCGTCGAGGAGCTTGCGGACCCGAATCTCGCCGCGGGTTCTCGGATCGATGTCGTCGGCGACGCCGCCGTCGCGGTCACGGCCCTCGACGTCAGCTATGCGGGCGCCGCGGACGGTCGTGCCGGGGACGGTCTCGCCGCCGCCGGCGCACTGCGGGTGATCGGCCGCTGGGTCGCCGGCATCGGCATCCTCCTGGCCGCCGTGCGGCTTCTCGTCCTCGGGCGGCCGCTTGTCTCGCAGCTCCGGACCGACCAGGTCATGCACCAGAGCGTGGCCGACGAACAGCAGGAGGTGCAGATGCGCACCCTCGTCAACTCACGCCTCGTCGAAGGCCTGGAGGCGGTCGACACCGAGGCCGGGATCCAGGTCGCACTCACGCGGATCGTCGGACGCCTCTTCGGTGACCGGCCCGCGGAGGTCCTGCTCGCCGACTCCTCGCAGGCGCATCTCAGCCTCTTCGCCCACAACGAGACCCTGCCCGCCCCCGGATGCCGCGTGCAGTCCCCCTGGTCGTGCCCCGCGGTGCGGCGGGCCGGCACCCAGATCTTCGACGACTCCGAGGGCATTCGGACGTGTCCTTACCTCTCCGACCGGTCCGGCGGCGCCTGCTCTGCCGTGTGTGTGCCGGTGACGTTCGTCGGCGAGTCCATGGGTGTGCTCCACGTCACCGGTGAGGTCGGGTGGACGCCCAGCGACTTCGACATCTACGCGCTGGAGGCCGTCGCCGGTCAGACCGCGGTCCGGCTCGGCGCGATCCGCTCGTTCGAGAAGGCGGAACTCCAGGCCAGTACGGATGTCCTCACCGGCTTGCCGAACCGCCGAGCGGTCGAGGATCGCCTCGCCCGGTTCATCGCCACCCGCGCCCGTGGCGCCGTGGCGATGGCGGATCTCGATCGCTTCAAGCGGCTCAACGACACCTACGGCCACGAGGCTGGCGATCGTGCCCTGCGCATGTTCGCAGACGTCGTTCGGGGCGCGGTTCGCACGGACGACCTCGCCGGCCGGTGGGGTGGGGAGGAGTTCGTCCTGCTGCTCCCCGGTCTCTCGGCGCGAGAGGCGGCCGAGGTCCTCGATCGGATCCGGACCGATCTCGCCGCCGCGTGCGAACGCAGCGACGGGCCGCCCTTCACCGTGTCGATCGGCGTCGTCGACACGACCGCGGGAGACAGCGTCGACGCGCTCGTGGGGCTGGCGGACGATTGTCTGTACGCCGCGAAGGAAGCGGGCCGCGATCGGGTGATCGTGGGGCCGGTCTCGTCGGCGGGCGACACCGCGTCGACCCACGTAGGGGTCATGGCATGA
- a CDS encoding GGDEF domain-containing protein — MRRLLRKRPRKRTQKPLHTRFARGYIAGLVAGVVCGAGVWFTTQTTLDAVGESNRESRVANSIVAETRSVAATLGAVEDEPHSIVLRSTLGRELAELDEMWAILLASDDLPDDVALVLAGSSGLGAQMDSFIADASALAADASLGTAALGAADGVEAGRLESTAATMTGRLESIIASFEARGDDAIAGMRTTSHATFVFIAFFMVVLVGVLLRPLKEQLKNESEALRDANRSHKNEAQRQELASHLSDGLEAAETEEEAQLVVGRAFSRLLPDHPVEMLLAGTDHGTLRQTVTHPQHGGPGCGVEDPWTCPAVRRGRTMNYDDSRAINACPHLAKREGGACAATCVPVSFMGQSMGVLHTTRAVGAEAPRAGNEILGLIASQVSIRLGTLRSFAQVEMQASTDALTGLPNRRATEDRLRRLLNAGTGGALAMADLDQFKLLNDRYGHDAGDRALRMFAEAVAEALRGDDWIGRWGGEEFLLVMPGLDVHEAKEALDRVRAHLADACARAEAPSVTVSMGVVDTTAASGADDLVRLADDALLVAKAQGRDRVITGPVLGPIPDDADAITS, encoded by the coding sequence ATGAGGCGCCTCCTGCGGAAGCGGCCGAGGAAGCGGACGCAGAAGCCACTGCACACGCGGTTCGCCCGCGGGTACATCGCGGGACTCGTCGCCGGTGTCGTGTGCGGAGCGGGCGTGTGGTTCACGACCCAGACGACACTCGACGCCGTGGGTGAATCGAACCGTGAGTCTCGGGTGGCCAACTCCATCGTGGCCGAGACCCGCTCCGTCGCTGCGACGCTCGGCGCGGTCGAGGACGAGCCGCACTCCATCGTCCTGCGCTCCACCCTCGGGCGTGAGCTCGCCGAGCTCGATGAGATGTGGGCCATCCTCCTGGCTTCGGACGACCTGCCCGACGACGTCGCTCTCGTGCTCGCCGGATCGAGCGGGCTCGGAGCGCAGATGGACTCGTTCATCGCGGATGCCTCCGCGCTCGCGGCCGATGCGTCACTCGGCACCGCCGCGCTGGGAGCGGCCGATGGGGTGGAAGCAGGTCGACTCGAATCCACGGCGGCGACCATGACCGGTCGGCTGGAGAGCATCATCGCCTCCTTCGAGGCGCGCGGCGACGATGCGATCGCGGGCATGCGAACGACCAGCCACGCCACGTTCGTCTTCATCGCGTTCTTCATGGTGGTCCTCGTCGGGGTGCTGCTCCGCCCACTCAAGGAGCAGCTGAAGAACGAGTCCGAGGCTCTCCGGGATGCCAATCGTTCGCACAAGAACGAAGCTCAGCGCCAGGAGCTGGCCTCGCACCTGAGCGATGGACTCGAGGCGGCGGAAACGGAAGAGGAAGCGCAGCTCGTCGTCGGCCGGGCCTTCAGCCGGCTGCTCCCCGACCACCCCGTCGAGATGCTTCTCGCCGGCACGGACCACGGCACGCTGCGCCAAACGGTGACCCACCCCCAGCACGGTGGTCCCGGTTGCGGTGTCGAGGACCCGTGGACGTGCCCGGCGGTGCGCCGGGGGCGGACCATGAACTACGACGATTCCCGAGCGATCAACGCCTGTCCGCACCTCGCGAAACGAGAGGGTGGCGCGTGCGCGGCGACGTGCGTCCCGGTCAGCTTCATGGGTCAGTCGATGGGTGTCCTCCACACCACGCGAGCGGTCGGCGCAGAGGCGCCGCGGGCGGGCAACGAGATCCTCGGCCTCATCGCGAGCCAGGTGTCGATTCGTCTCGGCACGCTGCGATCGTTCGCCCAGGTCGAGATGCAGGCGTCGACGGACGCGCTCACCGGCCTGCCGAACCGCCGCGCGACCGAAGACCGACTGCGCCGGCTGTTGAACGCCGGCACCGGCGGCGCCTTGGCGATGGCCGACCTCGATCAGTTCAAGCTGCTCAACGACCGCTACGGCCACGACGCCGGCGATCGGGCGCTGCGCATGTTCGCCGAGGCGGTCGCCGAGGCGTTGCGGGGTGACGATTGGATCGGTCGCTGGGGAGGGGAGGAGTTCCTCCTCGTCATGCCGGGACTCGATGTCCACGAGGCCAAGGAAGCGCTCGACCGTGTGCGTGCCCATCTCGCCGACGCGTGTGCGCGGGCCGAAGCGCCGAGCGTGACCGTGTCGATGGGTGTCGTCGACACCACGGCCGCATCCGGCGCCGACGACCTCGTCCGGCTCGCGGACGACGCACTGCTCGTGGCCAAGGCCCAGGGCCGTGACCGGGTCATCACGGGTCCGGTCCTGGGTCCGATTCCCGACGACGCGGACGCGATCACCTCATGA
- the tsaD gene encoding tRNA (adenosine(37)-N6)-threonylcarbamoyltransferase complex transferase subunit TsaD, giving the protein MTADIILGIETSCDETAAAVVVGGSDVRANVVSSQVDIHARYGGVVPEVASRAHVETIMPVVDEALAVSGLRPDEIDAVAATHGPGLVGALLVGVSAAKAMALVWDVPFIGVNHLEAHLYASFLEEPDLEMPLVILLVSGGHTMLILMEDHLRYRVLGATVDDAAGEAFDKVARVLDLGYPGGPAIDRLSADGDPDAIPFPRAMANDGWNFSFSGVKTAVVNHVRKHPHTPIADVAASFQEAVADVLLTKARKAARQYGASGLCLAGGVAANSRLRERVAEAAAADGLRAFLPSRAMCTDNAAMVAAAGWWRLAADGPSGLDLGADPSLRLPTN; this is encoded by the coding sequence ATGACCGCTGACATCATCCTCGGCATCGAGACCAGTTGCGACGAGACCGCCGCCGCCGTGGTGGTGGGCGGGTCGGACGTGCGGGCGAACGTGGTCTCGTCGCAGGTCGACATCCACGCGCGCTACGGCGGCGTCGTGCCCGAGGTCGCGAGCCGAGCCCACGTCGAGACGATCATGCCGGTCGTGGACGAAGCCCTGGCGGTGTCGGGGCTGCGACCCGACGAGATCGACGCGGTCGCCGCCACCCACGGCCCGGGCCTCGTCGGCGCATTGCTCGTCGGGGTGTCCGCGGCGAAGGCGATGGCGCTCGTGTGGGATGTGCCCTTCATCGGCGTCAACCATCTCGAAGCCCACCTGTACGCCTCGTTCCTCGAGGAGCCGGACCTCGAGATGCCGCTCGTGATCCTGCTCGTGTCGGGTGGCCACACGATGCTGATCCTCATGGAGGATCACCTGCGCTATCGCGTGCTCGGCGCGACCGTCGACGACGCGGCCGGCGAGGCGTTCGACAAGGTCGCGCGCGTCCTCGACCTGGGCTATCCCGGCGGGCCAGCGATCGATCGGCTGAGCGCCGATGGTGACCCGGATGCGATCCCGTTCCCGCGGGCGATGGCCAACGACGGATGGAACTTCTCCTTCAGCGGCGTGAAGACCGCCGTGGTCAACCATGTCCGCAAGCACCCCCACACGCCGATCGCGGACGTGGCGGCCTCGTTCCAGGAGGCGGTGGCGGATGTGCTCCTCACCAAGGCGCGCAAGGCGGCCCGGCAGTACGGCGCCAGCGGCCTCTGTCTCGCCGGCGGCGTCGCCGCGAACTCGCGCCTGCGCGAGCGGGTCGCCGAGGCGGCGGCCGCGGACGGGCTCCGCGCCTTCCTCCCGAGTCGTGCGATGTGTACCGACAACGCCGCGATGGTTGCCGCCGCGGGCTGGTGGCGCCTGGCTGCGGACGGTCCATCGGGCCTGGATCTCGGCGCCGATCCGTCATTGCGTCTCCCGACGAACTGA
- the groL gene encoding chaperonin GroEL (60 kDa chaperone family; promotes refolding of misfolded polypeptides especially under stressful conditions; forms two stacked rings of heptamers to form a barrel-shaped 14mer; ends can be capped by GroES; misfolded proteins enter the barrel where they are refolded when GroES binds), with amino-acid sequence MSKELKFNEDARRRLEAGVNKLADAVKVTLGPKGRNVVLDKKFGAPTITNDGVSIAREIELEDHFENMGAQLVKEVATKTNDIAGDGTTTATVLAQALVKEGLRNVAAGANPMGLKKGMEKAVAAAVDSLATQAVQVDDSKDKIAQVASISAADPAIGEVIAEAIDKVGKDGVLTVEESNTFGMDLEFVEGMQFDKGYLSPYFVTDAERQEAVLEEPYILFNQGKISNVQDLLPVLEKVMQSGKPLLIVAEDIEGEALATLVVNKIRGTFNSVSVKAPGFGERRKAMLQDMAILTGGQVIAEEVGLKLDTADLSLLGQARKIVVTKDDTTIVEGAGDSADVEGRVNQIKAEIDNTDSDWDREKLQERLAKLAGGVAVVQVGAATEVELKEKKHRIEDAVSATRAAIEEGIVAGGGTALLRSRAAVNDILGSLEGDEATGARIIAKALEAPAKLIAANAGHEGAVIVQTVEAASGATGFNAATGEMVDLIEAGVIDPVKVTRAALQNAASIAGLLLTTEALIADKPEEAPAMPMGGGDPMGGMGGMGMM; translated from the coding sequence ATGTCGAAAGAACTGAAGTTCAACGAAGATGCGCGCCGTCGGCTCGAAGCCGGCGTCAACAAGCTGGCCGACGCCGTCAAGGTCACCCTTGGCCCGAAGGGCCGCAATGTGGTGCTGGACAAGAAGTTCGGTGCGCCCACGATCACCAACGACGGCGTCTCGATCGCTCGCGAGATCGAGCTCGAGGACCACTTCGAGAACATGGGTGCCCAGCTCGTGAAGGAGGTGGCGACCAAGACCAACGACATCGCGGGTGACGGCACCACCACCGCCACCGTGCTGGCGCAGGCCCTCGTCAAGGAAGGCCTCCGCAACGTCGCCGCCGGCGCCAACCCCATGGGCCTCAAGAAGGGCATGGAGAAGGCCGTCGCCGCCGCGGTGGACAGCCTCGCCACCCAGGCCGTGCAGGTCGACGACAGCAAGGACAAGATCGCTCAGGTCGCGTCCATCTCGGCTGCCGATCCCGCCATCGGCGAGGTCATCGCGGAAGCGATCGACAAGGTCGGCAAGGACGGTGTGCTCACCGTCGAGGAGTCCAACACCTTCGGCATGGATCTCGAGTTCGTCGAGGGCATGCAGTTCGACAAGGGCTACCTGTCGCCGTACTTCGTCACGGATGCCGAGCGCCAGGAAGCCGTGCTCGAGGAGCCCTACATCCTGTTCAACCAGGGCAAGATCTCGAACGTGCAGGATCTCCTGCCGGTGCTCGAGAAGGTCATGCAGTCGGGCAAGCCGCTGCTGATCGTCGCCGAGGACATCGAGGGTGAGGCTCTCGCCACGCTCGTGGTGAACAAGATCCGCGGCACGTTCAACTCCGTCTCCGTCAAGGCCCCCGGCTTCGGCGAGCGACGCAAGGCGATGCTCCAGGACATGGCGATCCTCACCGGTGGCCAGGTCATCGCCGAGGAAGTCGGCCTCAAGCTCGACACTGCCGACCTCAGCCTGCTGGGTCAGGCCCGCAAGATCGTCGTCACCAAGGACGACACCACCATCGTCGAGGGCGCCGGTGACAGCGCCGACGTCGAGGGTCGGGTCAACCAGATCAAGGCCGAGATCGACAACACCGACTCCGACTGGGATCGCGAGAAGCTCCAGGAGCGTCTCGCGAAGCTGGCCGGTGGCGTTGCCGTCGTCCAGGTCGGCGCGGCCACCGAGGTCGAGCTCAAGGAGAAGAAGCACCGCATCGAAGACGCCGTGTCGGCGACCCGTGCGGCGATCGAGGAAGGCATCGTCGCCGGTGGCGGCACCGCCCTGCTCCGTTCGCGTGCTGCGGTCAACGACATCCTCGGCTCGCTCGAGGGCGACGAGGCCACCGGTGCCCGGATCATCGCGAAGGCGCTCGAGGCTCCGGCCAAGCTCATCGCGGCGAACGCGGGCCACGAGGGCGCCGTCATCGTCCAGACCGTCGAGGCGGCGTCCGGGGCCACCGGCTTCAACGCAGCCACCGGCGAGATGGTCGACCTCATCGAGGCCGGCGTCATCGACCCGGTCAAGGTCACCCGTGCGGCGCTGCAGAACGCGGCGTCGATCGCCGGTCTGCTCCTCACCACCGAGGCACTGATCGCCGACAAGCCCGAGGAAGCCCCGGCCATGCCCATGGGCGGCGGCGACCCCATGGGCGGCATGGGCGGCATGGGGATGATGTAA
- the groES gene encoding co-chaperone GroES gives MSLQPLEDRIVVRSSEAESTTASGLVIPDTAQEKPQQGEVIAVGPGRRSEQTGEIIPVDVAVGDTVVYSKYGGTEITVQGEELLILNARDVLAKMG, from the coding sequence ATGAGCTTGCAGCCCCTCGAAGACCGCATTGTGGTCCGCTCCAGCGAAGCGGAGTCCACCACGGCCAGCGGTCTGGTCATCCCCGATACTGCGCAGGAGAAGCCGCAGCAGGGTGAAGTCATCGCCGTCGGCCCCGGCCGTCGCTCGGAGCAGACCGGGGAGATCATCCCGGTCGACGTCGCCGTCGGCGACACCGTCGTCTACAGCAAGTACGGCGGCACCGAGATCACCGTGCAGGGCGAGGAACTGTTGATTCTCAACGCCCGCGACGTCCTCGCCAAGATGGGCTGA
- a CDS encoding GGDEF domain-containing protein, producing MIRARAAVSSWWSGVERHARLKGAVLLCLGVLFALVVAFVITVRTLAVQAEVGLGHVDEFSSAAAQSENVGVLLGTGMISTDEARTELVAALEALTRDMDVIDPDGTSDAAGELAELTRSVSEYVDASADTRTLLEGTMRDLAGRFEDLAVQLEVESRIQTTATLDHLDRVFTMMQIVAVSAAIIFLFVVATQILPLTRSIHRSMAKLREWNELAASESRRRTLSRQVIEGLDDAVDESAAYGVIARSLRLATPDHRAEMLLADSSQAHLRAAVVHPENGSPGCGVVSPWSCPAVRRGTTQRFSDSEAIRACPHLARRDEPCSAVCAPMTFMGEPMGVLHVTGPVGETATDELVTDISMLAAESATRVGTLRAFARAELQAATDVLTGLPNRRASEERLRTLLGTDHGGVAAVIEIVGLRAMNDEHGTPAGDIALKVAAEALSQAMRADDWCGRWAGAEFVAVLPGERATTAREVVARVEAHIRDMLAAADMPELRTVVGIADTRGARTAHGMMGLMGDALADARRDAGETPEETADADEKILSDPQLSTP from the coding sequence ATGATCCGTGCGCGAGCGGCCGTGTCGAGCTGGTGGTCCGGCGTCGAGCGACACGCTCGCCTCAAGGGCGCGGTGCTGCTGTGCCTCGGGGTCCTGTTCGCCCTGGTGGTCGCCTTCGTCATCACCGTGCGAACGCTCGCTGTCCAGGCGGAGGTCGGGCTCGGACATGTCGACGAGTTCTCGTCCGCGGCCGCTCAATCCGAGAACGTGGGCGTGCTCCTCGGTACCGGGATGATCTCCACGGACGAGGCCCGCACCGAACTGGTCGCTGCGCTGGAGGCACTTACGCGCGACATGGATGTGATCGATCCCGACGGCACGTCCGACGCGGCGGGCGAGTTGGCCGAGCTGACCCGGTCCGTTTCGGAGTACGTCGACGCGTCGGCGGACACGAGAACCCTGCTCGAAGGAACCATGCGTGACCTCGCCGGCCGCTTCGAAGACCTGGCGGTCCAGCTGGAGGTGGAGAGCCGCATCCAGACCACGGCGACGCTCGACCACCTCGATCGTGTGTTCACGATGATGCAGATCGTGGCCGTGAGTGCCGCGATCATCTTCCTCTTCGTCGTCGCGACGCAGATCCTCCCCCTGACGCGTTCGATCCATCGCTCGATGGCGAAGCTGCGGGAGTGGAACGAGCTCGCCGCGTCGGAGTCCCGTCGTCGCACCCTGTCGCGTCAGGTCATCGAGGGGCTGGACGATGCGGTCGACGAGTCCGCGGCCTATGGGGTCATCGCCCGTTCCCTGCGTCTCGCAACCCCTGACCATCGGGCCGAGATGCTCCTCGCCGACTCGTCGCAGGCCCACCTGCGCGCCGCCGTGGTGCATCCCGAGAACGGCTCGCCGGGTTGCGGCGTCGTGTCCCCGTGGTCCTGTCCGGCAGTCCGCCGCGGGACCACGCAACGCTTCTCCGACTCCGAGGCGATCCGGGCCTGCCCGCACCTGGCCCGTCGTGACGAACCGTGCTCCGCCGTCTGCGCCCCGATGACGTTCATGGGCGAGCCCATGGGCGTCCTGCACGTCACCGGCCCGGTCGGGGAAACGGCGACCGACGAGCTCGTCACGGACATCTCGATGCTCGCGGCCGAGTCGGCGACCCGCGTGGGCACGCTGCGGGCATTCGCCCGCGCCGAGCTGCAGGCTGCAACCGACGTGCTCACCGGTCTGCCGAACCGGCGGGCGTCGGAGGAGCGGTTGCGAACCCTGCTGGGCACCGATCACGGTGGCGTGGCCGCCGTGATCGAGATCGTCGGGCTCCGGGCGATGAACGACGAGCACGGCACCCCTGCCGGCGACATCGCGCTCAAGGTTGCGGCGGAGGCCCTGTCCCAGGCGATGCGGGCCGACGACTGGTGCGGCCGCTGGGCCGGCGCGGAGTTCGTGGCCGTCCTGCCGGGCGAACGAGCGACGACCGCCCGGGAGGTCGTGGCGCGGGTCGAAGCACACATCCGCGACATGCTCGCCGCCGCGGACATGCCGGAGCTGCGCACCGTCGTGGGCATCGCGGACACGCGTGGGGCCCGCACGGCGCACGGGATGATGGGCCTCATGGGTGACGCGCTCGCCGACGCCCGGCGCGACGCGGGGGAGACCCCGGAGGAGACGGCGGACGCAGACGAGAAAATTCTCTCCGATCCGCAGTTGTCCACTCCGTGA